A genomic segment from Gossypium hirsutum isolate 1008001.06 chromosome D04, Gossypium_hirsutum_v2.1, whole genome shotgun sequence encodes:
- the LOC107955167 gene encoding clathrin light chain 2 — translation MSTFPDSFTQLADDSLDSFDSVPHQEEDGAGYAGYDPSQQFDSFADHSDHAKGSSDDVFASDSYTNGVGFGQDFGGSDGPVLPPPAEMEPEEGVALREWRRENAIRLEEKEKREKELLSQIIEEADQYKVEFYKKREVTCENNKANNRDKEKIFVANHEKFHAEADKHYWKAIAELIPNEVPTIEKRGKKEKEKKPSIVVVQGPKPGKPTDRSRMRQILVKLKHNTPSHLKHSPPPPPAAAAAKDQDAKTGNTSSVPAALPVTSTPEAVVAA, via the exons ATGTCAACCTTCCCTGACTCTTTCACTCAACTCGCCGACGACTCCTTAGACTCTTTTGACTCTGTTCCACACCAGGAAGAAGACGGTGCCGGCTACGCCGGATACGACCCTTCTCAGCAATTCGACTCTTTCGCCGACCACTCGGATCATGCCAAGGGCTCCAGTGATGATGTGTTTGCATCAGATTCATACACAAATGGGGTGGGTTTTGGCCAAGATTTTGGCGGATCGGACGGCCCGGTTTTGCCTCCGCCGGCGGAGATGGAGCCTGAGGAAGGTGTTGCTCTCAGGGAATGGAGAAG GGAGAATGCAATTCGGTTGGAGGAGAAGGAGAAGAGGGAGAAGGAGTTATTGAGCCAAATAATTGAGGAAGCTGATCaatacaaagttgagttttataagAAAAGGGAGGTGAcctgtgaaaataacaaggccaatAACAGAGACAAAGAGAAg ATATTTGTAGCCAATCATGAGAAATTCCATGCCGAAGCTGATAAGCATTACTGGAAAGCAATCGCGGAGCTCATTCCTAATGAAGTGCCAACCATAGAGAAAAGGGGAAAaaaggagaaggagaagaagCCTTCCATTGTTGTTGTCCAAGGTCCTAAGCCCGGGAAACCTACTGACCGTTCGAGGATGAGACAGATACTCGTGAAACTAAAGCACAACACACCTTCTCACCTGAAGCACTCTCCGCCGCCACCACCTGCAGCTGCTGCTGCAAAAGATCAAGATGCAAAAACTGGTAATACTTCTTCTGTCCCAGCTGCTCTTCCAGTCACAAGCACCCCTGAAGCTGTAGTAGCTGCTTAG